One genomic segment of Cellulophaga sp. HaHaR_3_176 includes these proteins:
- a CDS encoding MerR family transcriptional regulator: MHIELPEKRYYGIGEIAKAFGVNTSLIRFWEKEFDVLQPKKNAKGNRKFTPQDVKNLQLIFHLVKERGFTLEGAKTHLKENKSQTLSTFDIIQKLEGVKAELIKIKSQL, encoded by the coding sequence ATGCATATAGAACTTCCTGAAAAAAGATATTATGGTATCGGCGAAATTGCTAAAGCATTTGGCGTGAACACTTCATTGATTAGATTCTGGGAAAAGGAATTTGATGTTTTACAACCTAAAAAAAATGCAAAAGGCAATCGTAAGTTTACACCACAAGATGTAAAGAACTTGCAATTAATTTTTCACTTAGTAAAAGAGCGAGGTTTTACTTTAGAGGGCGCTAAAACACATTTAAAGGAAAATAAGAGCCAAACGCTTTCTACTTTTGATATCATCCAAAAATTAGAAGGTGTTAAAGCCGAACTTATCAAAATTAAAAGTCAATTATAA